Genomic DNA from Magnolia sinica isolate HGM2019 chromosome 4, MsV1, whole genome shotgun sequence:
aaaaatatttataatattatggaaattttaccaaaataaatttattttagattttattttttttatttttttcagaaacTACTGTTTTAACTGTTTAAATTTTTGATTGAACGTGTTCGCGGTCATTCCTAGGAAGAAACACTTTGTTCTAATGGAACTCAACAGTTTGAAATTGGTTTATGCTACAGCAGAAATGCAAGACACAATAAAAGTTTCAATGAATCAGTTTTTAAGTAGGATTGGGACGCggtttaaataaattaaaaaagaaaactttcaTGTTGGTATTGAAGGATGGACGTATGGAAACTCCCTGTGATAGAGAGAGAttcagaaaaagaagagagattggtcaaaaaaaaaaaaacaaaaaaaaaaaaaaaaaatttaacccgTGCATTAGGTGCTCTCCAGTGTTAAGATTAGACACCTCAAGAAATCAGTTGAATGATACTACTTTTAAGAcaaaaaggaaatttattatttttttttttttgtaaatggaAACGGTGCAGGAAAGGCAGCGGCACGCATGGATGCAATACAGGAAGTCGAGATGAGCAGTGAAGGGTACTCAGCAGAGGGGAATGAGGAGGATGAAACAGGAATTGAGATGAGCAGTGGAGGGTACTCAGCAGAGGGGAGTGAGGAGGATGAAACAGGAATCAATGTGACCAAACCCACAAGCAATGCTAGTAATAATAGTCACcaggaaagagaagagaagagcaGAAAGATGTCATCATCTAGTAGACCATCTCCATTACAAGTCCTAAAGCATGTGAAGATCAACATCTCACTTGAAACTCCACGTTCAACTTTAAAAGGCATGTTAATGGATTCCAATCATAAAGAGTTGAGTTTCAGTAAGGAGGAGCTGAGGAAAGCTGAGGGACAATTGAAAAGGGCCTTTATTGAATTCTACCAAAAGCTTCGTCTCCTCAAGAGCTACAGGTATTTTACATGACAAAAataataggttttaggtttattttGATCCATCTATGTTTGTTAGTTTTCCACATTTATTCCTCCTATCTTTAAAGTGGGATGGTTTATTTGCTTGATGAAGTGTATGATACTTTCGCTAATGGATGCAACAGCTTTCTGAATCTTTTGGCTTTCTCTAAGatcatgaagaaatatgacaagGTCACATCTCAACCAAAATGCTCAAatgttttctctcttttcctcctctcttttttttttttttttttgtcagcttCAAACTTGAGTTTTTCTTGCACAATTTTATACGTAGGcctcgtttgttaaatctgaagtctaaagaccgaatctgaaatctgaagcctgaatctgaaatctaaagcctgaatctgaaatctgaagtaaaaaaaaacttgtttgataattatggctgaaatctaaaaattaagtactgaatctgaaacaaactatttgttaacaaacatcttaaatgtgtgaaatatgttaatttgacacatttgtccctatctctcgtttggaaatgtttatttttttattaaatgaaaataaaatcattatatttaattcaaataaactaaaacacttaataaaaaaactaaaatatcatcataaggccctcaattcttCTTAACAAGAAGATTGTCACTATATGTTTTATAAGTTTGAACACCAATatcaacaaaaccttcaaataaggcccaccttatatttatatgctatctaaaccctttttataaggtcattcccaaatggatgaagtgaaaacatattgatccaaaacttccgtggcctatttaagtttattttccatccaatatgttcataaggtcacaaatacctgtatgaagagggaaaaaaaaaaccatattgatctaaaacttctgtgaccctaaaaagggtttcaatggtagacatttaatctcccactgctttctgcagctcatttttcatctcaagctttaatacgagttcgccaaatggatggatggtttggatataacacatacctcatgatgggaccccaTTTTACTTGCTGATGTGAATAAAGCAGcaatatagttggtgtgaggtacaccaaccaatccgcatcctacttggacgtggattagctactgacaggttgaagagcgagattcgctaccgaagtgactgcatcaagttccatgggcccactatgatgtatgtgggcccactatgatgtatgtgctttatctacaccgtccaactgtGTGGacatttaattttagagcatgagtcaaAGAACGAgggatccaaatatgtagttgaccccaccacaaaaaacagtggccaaattgatgcctaccattgaaaccttcctaaagctcaccgtgatttttatttgaaatccaacttgttcacaagttaacacagacatgaaagaagggaaaaaacaaatatagcttgatcaaaaacttttgtggcctatttaagtttttaatggtgggcgtcactctcaccattgttttctgtggtgaggttcactagagctttggatttgactcattctttggatctctacctaaaattatatttccaaatggatggacggcgtggatacaaaacatacatcatgatggacccacataacttggtgacgtaacttcagtagccagtctcgctactcaacctggcagtatccaatccgcttccacggAAATAGATTCGTTActcccttgccactagccaatggctgatggtcggtgctatgtgagccccaacatgatgtatgtgtttcatccatgccatccatgtttttagatcattttatggtatgagaccaaaaatgaagtatatcccaatcttaagtggaccacattacaggaaaacagtgttgaatgaatgtcgaccattaaaaagtttttgggggccataaaagttttggatcaagctgatctttgttttttccattcatctaggtctatatgacctaatcaacaaattggatgtcaaataaacagtacattgggccttaggagaattttaatggtggatatccaatcactattgttttcctatggtgtggtccacctgagatttatattcctctcatttttggtatcaagccctaaaatgatctttaaaaatggatgaatggaatggatgaaacacatacatcatggtagagcatagagaagtttcacaggttaaaagttgattttgtattgcgcaaacaattttaaaaaaaaatattgccGTAGTAATTGAAAAGGGGTAATTTgggaagcaaaaatttttgtttaatgaaaaattcattgatccgcattcaccattaagccagactcctatcacagaaagaattcagtgaaaaaccacttagcactTTCCTTCTTCTACGTTAACGATGCATAAACAAACACTTAGCCCTTATATAGTATGTATTCAACTCTCTTTCGTTTTGCTTCAGTGTTATAATCAGGATAATCTACATCGGATAATTGATGATGGTTTTGTACATCACATGTCTAGTCACCAAAACTCTGTTTTAAACTCTGTAATTTTTGAAAAGCAAAACtctgttttaaaataataataataataataaataaataagaaataaaaataaaaataaaaactctcaTAATTGATCACGTTTAAAACTCTGGACATTTTGAACGAtaggcagaaaaaaaaaaactcaatttttTGGGCAATCTGAATTAaacatttttttcttcaataaaacATGTTTTATCAAAAAACTTTTGATACCAACTTAAAGAATAGAAATTGGTAGTCACCACCCATCAACAAAATTGAGTAGAAGGTGAAAATTGTTTAACAGAGATAGATTGATTTATACAAGGATTACCTGAGAAGGAAGGATTTCAGAGAAGCAAAAAATGTGTTTAATATAGAAAGATTATTTTgattaaattttctatttttctgagTCCAAACTGTActaaacccaaacttttcattCTCCAAACCTTTGGCGTTCCCTTTTTTCCGTCTTTTTAACGATCTACACCAAATAAAACACGAAAATTTCTcacaccattttttattttttatttttttgctgttTGCTGTTTTGCAACTATGGTCGGAAGTACGATACGACCATGAGcccataaaaaatttgaaatggaacCTTTTTAAGTAAAAAGACTTTTGACAATATcgatacattagtgatattattgaaatatcgttgatacactggcaatacaagctacacctggaatttacacagtaaaaaatattggcaatttcaatacattggtgatacaagcaacacctgaaatttacacagtcaaaaatattgacaatacattgacaatattgatacattggcgatactcaGCGATGCCTATAATTTCTGAGACTGCCAGTGTTATCGGCatcgctaccaatgttatcggtatcactgagCTGGGCTTATGGATGATATCAGGGATACTCCTAACAATGCATGTACCAAAACATGTTGGTGAACCTCAGTTCATCTTGGAACATTGCCTCAGATTCCGTATCATCGACAGTGAAACAGAGAATGTTGTAAATCCTCTGTATGTATTGGCTCTTCTCACAACTCACTTTCCTGAGTTACATCAATCAATGTTTAGAAGAGAAACAGTGACATTTGATTGGTCCCGAACTAAGACAAGTTGAGTCTTGGTTGGGCCATGAAAACCTAGTCCAAAATTTACATTTGTGAGAACTACAACCTATTTAATCATCGACTAGATCAAGGTTTTACATTccaggattatttttttttcaacattcAACTGAGTTAAACTAATAGAATTTGAAAGGCCTATTTCCTAGTTAAACCTGAAACTTAGAGCATTAATAAGTACAACAGAAGTTATTCTGCTTAGGAAACTCCACCTGATAGCAATTGCACTCGTCGGTCCCCAAACCTGGTAAAGGAGGGTTGATGTCAGGGGAGTAGACGATTGTAGAACTTTGGCCAACCTACCATGAGAATTCctgtttcaaattttatttttttgacgaAACAGGATTCAGGAAGCTTCTAGGAAAAGGCTATGATGATGTTAAGTAATTTTGTCCATGCAAGCTTATTACTCTGCCTTCTGTGCTTGAGTTAGAATAGGCAAAGGTTTCTCTGGGCTGTTAAGCTTAAAAGTCACCATAAAACTGGATCTGGATTTAGCAGGCTCTTTTTGGGGGTCCAATATTCCTACAGAAGAAAACAACCTCACCAGTTGTCTAGCTAACCACAAAGTCGTTCATTTAATTGCATTTTTATGTTAATTGCACCTTAATTTATATGTAATCATGGTAATCTAAGGTTTATGCATGTTCATTCAATACAAATACATAAGGACTACTTGGAGACTCTCTACATATTGAATGTACAAGCCATCTCTCTTAAAGCTACTTTAACGACACAAGTCGTCAAAAGGTTTTAATCACGAACATCACAGTCAATGTCTATCCTTGTCCATGTTTTATAGATGGGTCCTTACACAGCTTGCTATAGAAAAGTTATTGAAAGAGGTTGTTGTAGAGGGAAATGCATTATTTCTTGTTTGCTTCCGATTGGGTAGGCTTGGAACAAAATTTCAAGTTTTACTTTCCTTTTGGGTAGCTTTGGATCATGTTTATGTTTTCACTCACTGTAATAAAAATTTTCTTCTTTATAACTGCAGATAACTTCGAGGAGTGCGTCTAAACCTTACTTGAACATGGTGGACAATTCCTATCTTGGCAGCTCTGATGAGGTGAATTTTGCATTCATCATCCTTGTATGAAATTCATGGTGTGGTCTATAGATGAAAAAGAGGCACTCCACTAGTTGAAAATTGCCTTGTGTGGAACGTGGATATGTTCATGGAAATGGGTATTCAGACATCTTTTCTCATGTTCTCTTTTGGACGTAACCTTTCTCCTTTGCATATTATGTGTCCTGGTAATATCTTTCTACCTATGTAGCTGGATTTTCCTAACATAGTGCTTCTATGAACTAATATTTATGTAATGATACATCTTTTGGATTCCAATATTATAAATTGACTAGAGAGAAGTTTTGGTATATATGGTTTGTCGACGGAGCCATCTAGTACCCTGTGTTTGTGTTTGGcactgaaacacatatatctcaTAGGGCCTATGGTATCGGTTGCCATTGATTCTTTTTCCGTGCATCTGTTGCCTTATAGTTATCAAGTACCTTGATTGTACCCTTCACCTTCCCTTCACAGGTTACCAGGCTCTTGCAGAGGGTGGAGGATACCTTCATCAAGCATTTCTCCAATTCAAACCGTAGCAAAGGCATTAACACCTTGAGGCCAACGGCGAAAAGAGAAAGGCATAGAATAACATTCTTCCTGGGTAAAGATAGATCCAATCATATGCATCACACATCTTGTCATATCTTGAATTGATTGCCATGATTTATGAATCCTTGGACGCAAGTGTAGGAAAACCTCTCAAGTTCAATCATTAGATGAGCATTTTGAGACTACATGCATGTTCATGTGCAAGACTAGCATATGGTAATAGAAAGGATATCTTTTCATATTTATTTTCCAACTTTTCTTTTATGGAAAGTTGTTTGCTGAGATCCTTCCACAAAACATTTTTTGAAATTATATCCCATTCTCTACTGTTTCTAGATGTAGGGATGTTTCTATGAAGTTTGAATCAATTGTTTGTAGCTTCAGTGGTAGCTTATTCCAGTTCATTGCCTTTTAAAATTGGTTCGTAAAGGTTGTGAGCTTACCTTTTAGTGAAGTGTTGCCAGCATTGAAGAATTAGTGCATTACATTTCATCGGGCAAAAATAATGAGAAAATACTATTAACATAAATCACTATATATCACTCACATGCTTGATAAGAAATGgaacatatcacaaaatgcaatcTCATGATAGGAAAAGAGTATCTAATCTTTCAAATGAAGGTCATATCGTCCTTGCAAACATGATATAGAAAGCATAAAACAATGCGATAAATTTTTTTCCCAGGCAGTAAGAGTAGGTTCtccattttaattgattttgttgttCTTAAACAACAAAAATTTTCTTTGTGGAATCTTTTGTAGGGCAAGAGCTCTATGGTAACTTTTCTCTATAATCATTTGCAGGCTTTTTTTCTGGTTGCTCAATATCACTCTTGGTGGCCCTTATTTTGATAGTGCGAGCCCACAAAGTTTATGATCAGGAAGGGAGTACTACATACATGCTAACCATGTTTCCCCTTTACAGGTAAGCAATGACTAGGCATACAACAAAGACTTTGGAAACACATACATTCCTCTTTTTTTAGGAAGGCACTACCATTAATAATAGGGAAAAAAGAAGCAAACTAGAAGTAATTCTGGTTGCTTCTCTGTCCAGTTACAGTTTTTCTTTTCTGTATTTAGCTCCATCAGGGTGTATATGATAGGCGAGGCGAGGCCTGTCTCTTTTTGTTGGGACCCGCCCGAAGATCTGTAAATTTCTGTGGTTAATGAATTGGTGGCAAGAGCCCactcttttctttaaaaaaaaaaaaaaaaggaagaaacagAGAAATGCCCAAAAGACTGCTTTCAAACTTCTACAGGTATAGTTGATTTGGCCCTTTActaaaattgattttcaaaacaCTGATCATGGCCTTTTGCGAGAATACCTTCACATAGGTGTCTCCAGTTTGCTCTATCATTTTCATAATGTAACTAATGATGGTAACTCTCTCGAATTCAACATTTTAACCCCAAAGTAGTATTCTTTCCTAAGTCAAAGTTGTTTATATGATAATAGTACTGATCAAACTCTTTCCACTTCTTTATCCAATATGTTATCAACTTCCTCGCAGCCTTTTTGGATTCATCATCCTACATATGCTTATGTATGCTGCAAATATCTACTTTTGGAGGCGCTATCGTGTCAATTATCCATTTATATTTGGATTCAAGCAAGGAACCGAATTGGGTTACAGAGAGGTCTCCCTTCTCAGCACTGCTCTTGCAGTATTAGCACTGGCTGGTGTCCTCACTAACTTGGATATGCAGATGGACCCAAAAACGAACGAATACAAGCCATTAACCGAATTGGTCCCTTTGGGCTTAGTCACAGTAAGATTCTGCCGACAAACTTCTCTCTTAGCGATAGCACATTGATTTGACAATGATAAAAATGTAGCAAGCACTTCCCCCCATCTAAAAATCTGTCTTCAGATAGCGTATGCTCAGACATGCCTATGTGGATGTCCAgtttaaaatctttttttttttccatttcatacttactatttatatacctctaacaTACTTCTGTTCATCTAGATAATTTTCTACACCTTATGCTTTTGTTAATGTAACCAAGTGGTATCAGGTTGGCCTCACTTCTTGATTATTACCAAGCTACCATTTAAGGGCCAATTAAATGGGTCTGCCTTACCTAGCCATGTGACAGATGATGGGCAAGCTGATGCATGTGTGCCATTGCCTTGTCTTACCATTTTCACTTGTTAATATATCTCCCCAGATTATCATACAACTGCATGAACATATAAGCTAGTTGGATTTTCCAGGGTCACCAAATCAAACACTAATGCATGTCCAGGTCTAGTTTGTCTCTCTCCAGCATTTTGTAGGGCATCCTTGAATTGTAGATGTCAATTGTAGTATATCTCCTTGGATGTAATGGATTCAGATCACCTAACTTATGATCATTTATGCAGTTTGTACTTCTTGTGACATTCTGTCCTTTCAACATCATATATCGTTCCAATCGCTTCTTCCTACTCCAGTGTGCATTTCATTGCATTTGTGCTCCTCTGTACAAGGTATGATATGAAATGAATTGTTCCACAATTACAGAAGAATCATGATGTAACGTATGCTTTTCTTGCTCTACAGGTTACCCTGCCGGACTTTTTCTTGGCAGACCAGCTAACTAGCCAGGTTTGGTATCATGATCTCATTGGACCTAGTTTTTATTAGATGTATCAGAAACTCTTTTGCCTGGGGAGGTGGAAGCTAGAGACATTAGATTTAAAGCATCCAAGTCAATGTACCACAGTTGCATTACTATCATGACAGTATCATCTAGTGCAGTTATGATAATTGAATTGTAACAGGTCAGACACTTTGTGAGCATTTGTTACAATTATTTCACGAAGATTCATGCAGCCACAAAGGAGAGAATTCCTTGGTGTGGATAAGTTTGAGCCTGTAGTTCAGATGGTGCACCTTCTCTAGCATATAAAGGAAAAACACATTcatttttgtcttcttttttcttttctttttttaatgtctTAACATGCATTACGTAAGAACTTTGAAATAGTGGCTCATTTCTAGCTCAATCTTTTTCCCAACATCTGCTAAGTTTATCAGTTGATGCAGTCACTAAGTGGACAGTCTCTTTATTGTACAAATTCATTCAATGCAATGCAACACAATGGGTTTGTTTGATGTGTTGGGGTCATGAAATTGCAATGCAGGAACTTAATCGATGGATTGGAACCTATATTAAAAGGGAAATACGTTTTTTAAAGAATGCCATTCTAGACACTGGATTCTAGAACTTATTAGGATAGTCTAACCTTTATGTAGTTCTCATTTGGCTTTATCTATAAGGCACGGGTAGGTGACCCGTATGTTATGCTTGTATGAATTAATCTCAATATGATAAAATATCTTTCAAAGGTTTTCATGTTTGTCACCTATAGACATGCACTAGTCTATTCCGACACATGCCATCACACATATCTATGTATCTGTTGCATTGATTAGACACAAGTTATTTTATGGAAAGTTTAGATTATGACACAAGTTGAATTGTATTTTGTTTCAGGTGCAGGCCATTCGTAGTCTTCAATTCTACGTCTGCTACTATGGTTGGGGACATTTCAAACAAAGAAAGAACGACTGCCTCAGATATCCTGTTTATAAAACTTTCTTATTCATTGTGGCAGTGATTCCATATTGGGCCCGTCTCCTTCAGGTATGTATTCCCATCATCCTTGTAGCCAAAATTCATCTTGTCATTTCGTTACCATTGGATGgcttattttccttctttttctttttcagaattAGTGGAAAATCAAATTTTATTAACAATATTATTAGATTGAACTGAACTGGGAGGGTTGGTTTTACTTTTTTAAAACATCCAAGCAATGAGAAACAAATTTCAGTTTCTTTGAATCATATGTACCTGTGCAAGTTAACCAGATTCGAAACATCTCTTTGCTTTCATTCAAATGATAAGTATACTACTTTAAAAAGTGAGTTCGCactcttatttatatatatagacacacaggCACGCATGCAGTATTTAtaatgatctttattttttctagaatttctaaTCCGCTCATTGAGCATTTCAAAGTCATGGATTGTTACAGAATGTTTATTATGCTTCTCAATTTGGTCTTTTGCATTTAAAAATGGGAAGTATCAGTCATTTCAATCATCCAGTTCGGTTGACACAAAAGATGAGGCCTTCTATGTGTATTGCCAGCTGTAGATACCGAATTGGTTGGAAAATACTTCACATTTCAGGATTTTATTTGCCTAAACCACCATTCTAATGCCCAGAATTCCAAGCTACTTTTAATCACACGACATTCTCAGTACTCATTTGCTGAAATTTTGATTTGCCTAAACTACCTGGTTTTGCTTTTATTAAAACTGCATAAGCACTTTTAAACTTTCTGCTTGAGGCTGCAACCTCTCCACTGCATGTTGGATCGGGCATTGCGAACCGTTGCCAAGGAGAAAATTTACACACACAGTCACAGGCCTCCTTCGAGCAGATCGTAAAGGGGCTGCTTACCTGAAAGCAAATGGATGGGTGTTTTCGAAATCCCCCTGACCATCAAGTGTGTGACTCAATTTTAGGTAAGGCAGGCCCGCAGTCACTCAGGCCAGGCTTGGACTGGTGTATCAAGCCCAACGGCCAGGCTCAGGCTTAAAAGTCAAGCCCACCCACCCATTAGAGTTGCACACCTAAATCACAAATGGGTCTGATCTTTGGCATCAAACCAATGGTTTGAATGAATTTTACATAATGATCATAGTGGGctatgttaaaaataaaattacggacatctctctcccaagtgcttcctttggtgtggcccacctaaatcactagTCAATCTTATTTTAGGCCCCAGGCCTAGAAACGGATGACTCAACTGATGATCAGAATGAATTatacatgcacatcatggtgggacccataaaaaTTCAAGGTTGGTGTCTACTTTTTGGGCCTTGAGCCTAACGTAAGTTGATACATCAATGGTCGAAGTGGATTTCaaaaacatatcaaggtggggcccacccgagccAACAACCCCTTTGCTCGCCTAAGTAGACGGTCTGGTTTGCGGGAGACGCCATGGTTAGGGGTGTTAATAGGCCAGGCCAAGCTCTATCCAAGCCTGGCCCTCATTGTCcatctaagtcatggattggcttgattttttggcccatgtctcACGAGTGTATATGACTGATGGAGGCAGATGTCTGACACATCACgagtgtatatgtatgtatgcattgcaGTGTGTGAGGCGCACATTTGAAGAGAAAGATGTAATGCAAGTATACAATGGACTGAAATACTTTGCGACGATCGTTGCAGTCATCATGAGGACTGCTTATGAAATCCAAGGGGGGATGAATTGGAAGCTAGTGGCTGGAATCACTTCAGCAGTTGCAGCTGTTGTCAGTACATACTGGGACCTTGTCTATGACTGGGGACTTCTGCAAAGGACATCCAAAAACCGTTGGCTGAGAGACAAACTCCTCATCTCGCACAAAAGTGTTTACTTTACAG
This window encodes:
- the LOC131242032 gene encoding phosphate transporter PHO1 homolog 3-like, whose protein sequence is MKFGKEFASQMVPEWQRAYMDYNKLKGILKEILQIKRQRNPAMAATPEGGLKRKMTMYRAFSGLTGRYSPNQRSEKGELSEDQVILVNAVERGGEGEEKVSGSGSSYETMFLMSSDDGGECEVIFFKRLDEEFNKVNRFYKANLEEMMNEANSLNRQMDALIAFRLRVENPHHPTAFNWSPPTPTMPTTPGPGKAAARMDAIQEVEMSSEGYSAEGNEEDETGIEMSSGGYSAEGSEEDETGINVTKPTSNASNNSHQEREEKSRKMSSSSRPSPLQVLKHVKINISLETPRSTLKGMLMDSNHKELSFSKEELRKAEGQLKRAFIEFYQKLRLLKSYSFLNLLAFSKIMKKYDKITSRSASKPYLNMVDNSYLGSSDEVTRLLQRVEDTFIKHFSNSNRSKGINTLRPTAKRERHRITFFLGFFSGCSISLLVALILIVRAHKVYDQEGSTTYMLTMFPLYSLFGFIILHMLMYAANIYFWRRYRVNYPFIFGFKQGTELGYREVSLLSTALAVLALAGVLTNLDMQMDPKTNEYKPLTELVPLGLVTFVLLVTFCPFNIIYRSNRFFLLQCAFHCICAPLYKVTLPDFFLADQLTSQVQAIRSLQFYVCYYGWGHFKQRKNDCLRYPVYKTFLFIVAVIPYWARLLQCVRRTFEEKDVMQVYNGLKYFATIVAVIMRTAYEIQGGMNWKLVAGITSAVAAVVSTYWDLVYDWGLLQRTSKNRWLRDKLLISHKSVYFTAMVLNILLRFAWLQSIFNFQVSFLHKNAFSTTVACLEILRRGMWNFFRLENEHLNNVGKYRAFKSVPLPFNYDEDEDKDE